One stretch of Thalassovita sp. DNA includes these proteins:
- a CDS encoding oligosaccharide flippase family protein, producing the protein MLRKLLLAAASKGAGSAISVVFTVLVARLLGAEGAGPVLFGLTVLTVGAAALRLGFDSLLVKQVGAAGIGTMANTWVSRAILLSSLAAVAPALIGFFWAEKIATALFNAPDFAPVLRWIALSLPLLAIANLLGFAFQGLRKPGLSVVGQNLGYLSLALLVVSLRHLWLDQPLGAEDIAQTLFLATALTALGLGVLWLRQPGARFIWQLRMQVSEVRAVANLWLAMLMTLTVTWSGILLGGRFVTSQEIAFTAAAQRIAVLVVFILLVTDLLVAPVYARSFARGDLEHLRQIARRSTRAMALIGVPVVAGLILYAEQIMGLHGAEFAQAGPVLVIYVLGQLVNVCTGSVGQLLMMCDGEGDYRLGETVAAGLTVTATLLLAPHYGALGIAIASALGIATQNIFSYVMVRRRLGFYPGF; encoded by the coding sequence ATGTTAAGAAAGCTTTTACTTGCTGCCGCCTCCAAAGGGGCCGGATCCGCGATTTCGGTGGTGTTCACCGTTTTGGTCGCCCGCCTCCTGGGGGCGGAGGGCGCTGGCCCCGTGCTGTTTGGCTTGACCGTGCTGACAGTGGGCGCTGCCGCTTTGCGGTTGGGCTTTGACTCCCTGCTGGTGAAACAGGTGGGCGCTGCGGGGATCGGCACGATGGCAAACACCTGGGTGTCGCGGGCGATCCTGTTGAGCAGCCTGGCCGCGGTGGCCCCCGCCCTGATCGGATTTTTCTGGGCCGAGAAAATCGCCACCGCCCTGTTCAACGCGCCGGATTTTGCCCCGGTGCTGCGCTGGATCGCGCTGAGCCTGCCACTGCTGGCCATCGCCAATCTCTTGGGATTTGCCTTTCAGGGCCTGCGCAAGCCGGGGCTTTCGGTCGTTGGGCAAAACCTCGGCTACCTGTCGCTGGCGCTTTTGGTGGTCAGCCTGCGCCACCTCTGGCTGGACCAGCCTTTGGGGGCTGAGGACATCGCCCAAACCCTGTTTCTGGCCACGGCGCTGACGGCGCTGGGCCTTGGGGTTTTGTGGCTGCGCCAACCGGGCGCGCGGTTCATCTGGCAACTGCGGATGCAGGTGTCTGAGGTGCGCGCCGTGGCAAACCTGTGGCTGGCGATGCTGATGACACTGACGGTCACCTGGTCGGGCATTCTGCTGGGTGGGCGGTTTGTGACCAGCCAGGAGATCGCCTTCACCGCGGCGGCGCAGCGCATTGCGGTTCTGGTGGTCTTCATCCTGCTGGTGACGGATCTGCTGGTGGCGCCCGTATATGCCCGCAGTTTTGCGCGCGGGGATCTGGAACATCTGCGCCAGATCGCCAGACGCTCCACCCGTGCCATGGCGCTGATTGGGGTGCCTGTGGTGGCGGGTCTGATCCTTTATGCGGAGCAGATCATGGGGCTGCATGGCGCGGAGTTTGCCCAGGCCGGTCCGGTTCTGGTGATCTATGTGCTGGGGCAGTTGGTGAATGTATGCACCGGGTCCGTTGGGCAGTTGCTGATGATGTGTGACGGCGAAGGCGATTATCGCCTGGGGGAAACGGTGGCGGCGGGGCTGACGGTCACGGCGACCCTGCTGCTGGCGCCGCATTACGGCGCCCTGGGGATCGCCATAGCCTCGGCCTTGGGGATCGCGACGCAGAATATCTTCAGCTACGTGATGGTCCGCCGCCGTTTGGGGTTTTATCCGGGTTTCTAA
- a CDS encoding ABC transporter substrate-binding protein encodes MFISNLSKLSLIGALSTFAAASATADTQTTKEMVIAAPFGPKSSVPDPRARQNGWLSNRAGVSETLIGLGYDMSMQPRLAEAYENLSPTQWKITLRKGVQFHDGSVMTATDVRDSFAKLDVEGHPAHNPRLSKLLNLKSITVKDDHTLVFETKTPNSAFLWSLTEPSAAVMKDGYDDHQLIGTGPFVFEKAVTEKTYVTRGFDAYWGGAPKLDRLVIDAIPDGAVAALALKSGDVDLVSNYPEADFAKLELDAVGQRFAAATTRLFFYQPRVDAGPLSNDVLRQAVSLGLDRETIVAASLAGVGGDVANALFPANMTSWVNADLTLPYDPAGAQALLDGAGIVDGDGNGIREWNGEDVVLKLRTYEGRAALRPTLEITQAMLQQIGIGAEISIGEFGANNDALAAGEIDMHLQAWGTAPQGDPDYFPSTLVATGASYNIAGYSNPELDALLEEGRALFKTEERQPIYAKVQEIVNADLPIIPLFHKTQVSVGNGKVIGYQIHPAETYLASPELDLAK; translated from the coding sequence GTGTTTATCTCAAACCTCTCAAAACTTTCACTCATCGGTGCACTCAGCACCTTTGCTGCAGCCAGTGCCACAGCCGACACCCAGACCACCAAAGAAATGGTGATCGCAGCCCCCTTTGGCCCCAAAAGTTCCGTACCGGACCCACGCGCGCGCCAAAACGGATGGCTGAGCAACCGCGCTGGCGTGTCGGAAACCCTGATTGGCCTGGGCTATGACATGTCCATGCAGCCACGGCTGGCGGAAGCGTATGAAAACCTCTCGCCAACGCAGTGGAAGATCACCCTGCGCAAAGGGGTGCAGTTTCACGATGGATCGGTGATGACGGCCACAGACGTACGGGACTCCTTTGCCAAACTGGATGTTGAAGGCCACCCGGCCCACAACCCGCGCCTGTCAAAATTGCTGAACCTCAAATCGATCACCGTTAAGGATGACCACACCTTGGTGTTTGAAACCAAGACGCCGAACTCGGCCTTTTTGTGGTCCCTGACAGAGCCTTCGGCGGCGGTGATGAAAGATGGCTATGACGATCACCAGCTGATTGGCACCGGCCCCTTCGTGTTTGAAAAAGCCGTGACCGAGAAGACCTATGTGACCCGTGGCTTTGACGCCTATTGGGGCGGCGCGCCGAAACTGGATCGTCTGGTCATTGATGCGATCCCGGATGGGGCAGTGGCGGCGCTGGCGCTGAAATCAGGCGATGTGGATCTGGTGTCAAACTACCCCGAGGCTGATTTTGCCAAGCTGGAATTGGATGCGGTGGGCCAGCGGTTTGCAGCGGCAACCACGCGGTTATTCTTTTACCAGCCGCGGGTAGATGCCGGCCCGCTGTCCAATGATGTGCTGCGTCAGGCGGTCTCCCTGGGTTTGGATCGCGAAACCATCGTTGCGGCCTCGCTTGCCGGGGTGGGCGGTGATGTGGCGAACGCGCTGTTCCCGGCCAATATGACCTCCTGGGTCAACGCAGATCTTACGTTGCCCTATGACCCGGCTGGGGCGCAGGCGCTGCTGGACGGGGCGGGCATTGTTGACGGTGATGGCAACGGTATCCGTGAGTGGAACGGCGAAGATGTGGTGCTGAAGCTGCGCACCTATGAAGGCCGCGCCGCCCTGCGCCCGACCTTGGAAATCACCCAGGCCATGCTGCAGCAGATCGGCATCGGGGCTGAGATTTCGATAGGCGAATTTGGCGCCAACAATGATGCGCTGGCCGCCGGTGAAATTGACATGCACCTGCAGGCCTGGGGCACGGCGCCCCAGGGGGATCCGGACTATTTCCCCAGCACACTTGTGGCGACCGGGGCCAGCTATAACATTGCAGGCTACAGCAATCCGGAACTGGACGCGTTGCTGGAAGAGGGGCGCGCGCTGTTCAAAACAGAAGAGCGTCAGCCGATCTACGCAAAAGTGCAGGAGATTGTGAATGCAGATCTGCCGATCATTCCCCTGTTTCACAAAACCCAAGTGTCCGTCGGCAATGGCAAGGTGATCGGCTATCAGATCCACCCGGCCGAAACCTATCTGGCTTCGCCGGAGCTGGACCTTGCCAAGTGA
- a CDS encoding spike base protein, RCAP_Rcc01079 family: MPHAFSDRVPSLNGPAFDVSTVVPSDGTDLEFPAIALFVTTGGDLSIVTALGTTRTITVPDQMLLPVAVTRVRATDTTASGIIAFGIGT; encoded by the coding sequence ATGCCGCACGCCTTTTCTGATCGGGTTCCCAGCCTCAACGGTCCCGCCTTTGACGTCAGCACCGTGGTGCCTTCTGACGGCACCGATCTGGAATTTCCCGCCATCGCGCTGTTTGTGACCACCGGCGGTGATCTGTCGATCGTGACCGCGCTTGGCACCACCAGGACCATCACGGTGCCGGACCAGATGTTGCTGCCGGTTGCCGTGACGCGGGTGCGCGCCACAGACACCACGGCCAGCGGCATCATCGCCTTTGGGATTGGCACATGA
- a CDS encoding SDR family oxidoreductase translates to MKPVLPDPPLRPGATVVFGGAGFIGSHFLQRLASRGDGPLVSVDIRAPRYPVAGVRYLTGDVRDLTQLHYDGAIARIANFAAVHTTPGHDPWEYYDTNVRGALEVTRFARRHSVPQILFTSSISVYGPDERPKSEVSPPNPQSDYGKSKLMAEQIHDSWAAENAAHHLVTVRPAVVFGLGEGGNFTRLSRVLEKGVFVFPGRRDTIKSCIYVEDLIDWILKAEALDARRTLFNAAYTNRYTIEDIVTMFRRVAFPRVRVFSLPAPVLRAAAHCLRPISGAGLGIHPDRIDKLMTSTNILPTWAEAAGLTTRDRLEDALRDWRAKGNGAFL, encoded by the coding sequence ATGAAACCAGTCCTGCCAGATCCCCCGCTGCGCCCCGGAGCTACAGTTGTTTTTGGCGGTGCCGGCTTCATCGGCAGCCATTTTCTGCAGCGGCTTGCCAGCCGCGGGGACGGGCCCTTGGTCAGTGTGGATATCCGCGCGCCGCGGTACCCTGTGGCCGGGGTGCGTTACCTGACGGGGGATGTGCGGGACCTTACCCAGTTGCACTATGATGGGGCGATTGCCCGGATTGCCAATTTCGCCGCGGTGCACACAACGCCGGGGCATGATCCGTGGGAATATTATGACACCAATGTGCGCGGCGCGCTGGAGGTGACACGGTTTGCCCGCCGCCATTCTGTGCCGCAGATCCTGTTTACCAGCTCAATCTCTGTCTACGGGCCGGATGAGCGGCCGAAATCTGAGGTGAGTCCGCCAAATCCGCAGTCCGATTATGGAAAATCGAAACTGATGGCAGAACAAATCCATGACAGTTGGGCCGCAGAAAACGCGGCGCATCATCTGGTGACGGTGCGCCCCGCGGTGGTGTTTGGCTTGGGTGAGGGGGGTAATTTCACCCGTCTTTCCAGAGTGTTGGAGAAGGGCGTTTTTGTCTTTCCCGGGCGCCGCGATACGATCAAATCCTGCATCTACGTTGAGGATCTGATCGACTGGATCCTTAAGGCCGAGGCCTTGGATGCGCGCCGCACGTTGTTTAACGCCGCCTATACAAACCGCTATACAATTGAGGATATCGTCACGATGTTTCGCCGCGTGGCTTTCCCAAGGGTGCGGGTGTTTTCATTGCCAGCCCCGGTACTGCGCGCTGCGGCGCACTGCCTGCGACCGATCTCAGGGGCCGGGTTGGGCATCCATCCGGATCGGATTGACAAGCTGATGACCTCCACCAACATCCTGCCCACCTGGGCTGAGGCAGCGGGGCTGACAACACGGGATCGGCTGGAGGATGCGCTGCGTGATTGGCGCGCCAAGGGCAATGGTGCGTTTTTGTGA
- a CDS encoding ABC transporter permease: protein MNAFLTRLGGLLAVLFGTSFITFAVTYFAPGDKALSIAQARYPGEMGFDSAVLDGIRAEFHLDRPFLSQYLHWLADFVTGDFGRSYSSQSKVWDVFTGNLAETITLAFTALTLGLTAAFLLAGLAVWKQGSLLDRFAILLASVGAAIPSFWLSILLIMLFAAHLGWLPAYGTGTVANLVLPAVTLAFWVMSSQTRLLRSFLLEAYAQPFVETLRLRGVSEREIFFSHVLRHAMPPALTMIGLDLAGLIEGAVVVEIIFARSGLGSLLAGSVLARDLPVVVFLVMFFALTYVLINTLIDLLQIVMDPRQRAAERAEA from the coding sequence ATGAACGCATTTCTGACGCGGTTGGGCGGGCTGTTGGCCGTTCTTTTCGGCACCAGTTTCATCACCTTTGCGGTGACCTATTTTGCCCCCGGCGACAAAGCCCTGTCGATTGCACAGGCGCGCTATCCCGGTGAAATGGGCTTTGACAGCGCGGTGCTGGACGGGATCCGGGCCGAGTTTCATCTGGACCGGCCCTTCCTGTCGCAATACCTGCATTGGCTGGCGGATTTCGTGACCGGGGATTTCGGCCGGTCCTACAGTTCGCAGTCAAAGGTCTGGGATGTCTTTACCGGTAATCTGGCTGAAACCATTACGCTGGCCTTCACAGCCCTGACGCTGGGGTTAACCGCCGCCTTTCTATTGGCGGGGCTTGCGGTTTGGAAACAGGGCTCCCTCTTGGACAGGTTTGCCATCCTTTTGGCCTCAGTCGGGGCGGCCATTCCCAGTTTCTGGCTGTCGATCCTGTTGATCATGCTGTTTGCCGCCCACCTTGGCTGGTTGCCAGCCTATGGAACAGGCACCGTGGCAAATCTGGTGCTGCCCGCGGTGACGCTGGCGTTCTGGGTGATGTCCTCCCAAACCCGGCTGCTGCGCAGTTTCCTTCTGGAGGCCTACGCGCAACCCTTTGTGGAGACGCTGCGCCTGCGCGGTGTCTCGGAGCGCGAGATCTTCTTTTCCCACGTATTGCGCCACGCAATGCCGCCAGCGCTGACGATGATCGGGCTGGATCTGGCGGGGCTGATAGAAGGCGCGGTTGTGGTTGAGATCATCTTTGCCCGTTCCGGTCTGGGATCGCTGTTGGCCGGTTCGGTACTGGCGCGGGATCTGCCGGTAGTCGTTTTCCTGGTGATGTTTTTTGCGCTGACCTACGTGCTGATCAACACGCTGATCGATCTGCTGCAGATCGTGATGGACCCCCGACAGCGCGCAGCAGAAAGGGCTGAGGCATGA
- a CDS encoding ABC transporter permease, with translation MSMILTGTKMRLPAKPSATLWALMAVVLVVIAAFLSTPYDPTKADFLNRLAPPSPQHWFGTDHLGRDIATRVLYGSFWSLGLSLCVVSIGAVIGTIVGLIAAQRGRWADMLLMRVTDSFFAFPELIAAVTIAGLFGPSTMNLVLALIVVSWMKFARLVRSLAVAVVQQDYVLQARLNGLPAHLVLWRHILPNVLPGVFVLWTNSWSRTILAISGLSFLGFGVQPPNAEWGAMLLDGKAYLHTAPHIMIFPGLAVLIAVLIINLTGDRLRDRLADEF, from the coding sequence ATGAGTATGATCCTGACAGGCACCAAAATGCGCCTCCCCGCAAAACCATCAGCGACGCTATGGGCGCTGATGGCGGTGGTTCTGGTCGTCATCGCTGCGTTCCTGAGCACCCCCTATGATCCCACCAAAGCGGATTTTCTGAACCGGCTTGCACCGCCAAGCCCGCAGCATTGGTTCGGCACCGACCATCTGGGCCGCGACATTGCCACCCGGGTGCTTTACGGCAGCTTCTGGTCCCTGGGCCTGTCGCTCTGCGTGGTCAGCATTGGGGCTGTTATCGGCACAATTGTGGGGCTGATTGCCGCGCAACGGGGGCGGTGGGCCGATATGCTGCTGATGCGGGTCACCGACAGTTTCTTTGCCTTCCCCGAGCTGATTGCCGCCGTCACCATCGCCGGGCTTTTCGGGCCCAGCACGATGAATTTGGTGCTGGCGCTGATCGTGGTCAGCTGGATGAAATTCGCCCGCCTTGTGCGCAGCCTTGCGGTCGCTGTGGTGCAGCAGGACTATGTGTTGCAGGCGCGGCTGAACGGGCTGCCGGCGCATCTGGTTCTGTGGCGCCATATCCTGCCCAATGTGCTGCCGGGGGTGTTTGTGTTGTGGACCAACAGCTGGTCACGCACCATTCTGGCGATTTCAGGGCTGAGTTTTCTGGGATTTGGCGTGCAGCCGCCCAATGCCGAATGGGGGGCGATGTTGCTGGATGGTAAGGCCTATCTGCACACCGCACCGCACATTATGATTTTTCCCGGGCTTGCGGTTTTGATCGCAGTCCTCATCATCAACCTGACCGGTGACCGTTTGCGGGATCGGCTGGCTGATGAATTTTGA
- a CDS encoding dipeptide/oligopeptide/nickel ABC transporter ATP-binding protein: protein MPSDRSDLLTLTGLSAHIGGQTVLQDIGFSLAAGECMAVVGGSGAGKSTLLRLILGLRKPAVPQCGHLRFAGREQALATASAGKPDGIAYVPQSPAHGFDPLRRLRWQWKQLQRLLGGQGDSDAVMQALGLPPLHRAYPGQWSRGMQQRLLVAMALLEQPKLLILDEPTSALDPLIAAQVLTEVHRVAQERNIAVMMVTHDLALAARFADQIAILNKGRLVESGPTQRVLADPCCAYAAELVAHRHWQRGSTQETAAA from the coding sequence TTGCCAAGTGATCGCAGCGATTTACTGACTTTGACCGGTCTGTCCGCCCACATCGGTGGGCAGACCGTTTTGCAGGACATCGGGTTTTCGCTGGCGGCGGGCGAATGCATGGCGGTGGTCGGCGGGTCCGGTGCGGGGAAATCAACGCTGTTGCGACTGATCCTGGGGTTGCGCAAGCCCGCGGTGCCACAGTGCGGCCATCTGCGGTTTGCCGGCAGGGAACAGGCGCTGGCCACTGCATCCGCGGGCAAGCCTGACGGCATTGCCTATGTCCCGCAAAGCCCGGCCCACGGGTTTGATCCATTGCGGCGCTTGCGCTGGCAGTGGAAACAGCTGCAGCGTCTGCTGGGCGGGCAGGGCGACAGTGACGCGGTGATGCAGGCCCTTGGTCTGCCGCCGTTGCATCGGGCCTACCCCGGTCAATGGAGCCGCGGCATGCAACAACGGCTTTTGGTGGCCATGGCGCTGTTGGAACAGCCCAAACTGCTGATTTTGGATGAGCCGACCTCGGCGCTGGATCCGCTGATTGCGGCGCAGGTTTTGACTGAGGTGCACCGGGTGGCACAGGAGCGCAATATTGCGGTGATGATGGTCACTCATGATCTGGCCCTTGCCGCGCGGTTTGCGGATCAGATCGCCATTTTGAACAAGGGACGCCTGGTCGAATCCGGCCCAACCCAGCGCGTTCTGGCCGATCCCTGCTGCGCCTATGCGGCCGAACTGGTGGCCCATCGTCACTGGCAACGTGGATCCACACAGGAAACGGCAGCGGCATAG
- a CDS encoding DMT family transporter, with amino-acid sequence MTLDTTGIFLRIGATFFFTLMVILIKFLAEAVPVGQVVFFRSAVALVPLVLFLMWTKDFPSGLRSKRPMGHVMRCLMGCAAMFASFASLKYLPLAHASILGYLAPMLAVVLARFILGENVSPIRWFAVVLSFLGMLVLVLPKATGATVDQSYMIGLALALVMAVFTAGAKIQIRSLALTENAGAIAFYFALTCALAGLLTAGLGWVQPNPMQWLLLIGSGLTGGIAHIMMTLALQKSEVSKLAPFEYLSLIFAVIADYTLFNVVPGLAFVGATALILAAMWLVTFKDQLPQGAKAS; translated from the coding sequence TTGACCTTGGACACCACTGGTATTTTCCTGCGCATTGGCGCGACGTTTTTCTTCACCCTGATGGTCATTCTGATTAAGTTTCTGGCCGAGGCTGTGCCTGTCGGGCAGGTGGTGTTTTTCCGCAGCGCCGTGGCTTTGGTGCCGCTGGTTCTGTTCCTGATGTGGACCAAGGATTTCCCCAGCGGGCTTCGCAGCAAGCGGCCGATGGGCCATGTGATGCGGTGCCTGATGGGCTGTGCGGCGATGTTTGCCTCTTTTGCGTCGCTGAAATACCTGCCGCTGGCCCATGCCTCAATCCTTGGCTATCTGGCGCCGATGCTGGCCGTGGTGCTGGCGCGGTTTATCCTGGGCGAAAATGTCAGCCCGATCAGATGGTTTGCGGTCGTGCTCAGCTTCCTGGGGATGCTGGTTCTGGTGCTGCCGAAAGCAACCGGCGCAACGGTGGATCAATCCTATATGATCGGCCTGGCGCTGGCGCTGGTGATGGCGGTCTTCACCGCCGGGGCCAAGATCCAGATCCGCTCGCTCGCTTTGACGGAAAACGCGGGCGCGATTGCCTTCTACTTTGCCCTGACCTGTGCGCTGGCGGGCTTGCTGACCGCCGGGCTGGGCTGGGTGCAGCCAAATCCCATGCAATGGCTGCTGCTGATCGGATCGGGGCTGACGGGGGGGATCGCCCATATCATGATGACGCTGGCCTTGCAGAAGTCCGAGGTTTCCAAACTGGCGCCGTTTGAATACCTGTCGCTAATCTTTGCGGTGATCGCGGATTACACGCTGTTCAACGTGGTGCCGGGGCTGGCTTTTGTGGGCGCGACGGCGTTGATCCTGGCGGCGATGTGGCTTGTGACGTTCAAAGATCAGCTGCCACAAGGGGCGAAAGCCAGCTGA
- a CDS encoding dipeptide/oligopeptide/nickel ABC transporter ATP-binding protein → MLDVSNLSVSVAGKTLLRDVSFSVETGEMLCIVGESGAGKSTLLKGLMGMMPCSFDTFQHWPKGRSHRQDDAAVQGLPACRWVMQDPLAALNPKRRLGQSICESLYEQHLPAADQRKAALAALEAVDLSADFYDRLPKEVSLGQAQRACLARALIAEPALIIFDEPLSALDALVQKKIALRMDQLRREKTITYIVVTHDLGFAAAYADHVLLLQNGRMNTLQRREDFFANPATPYANQLVNAAQTLGALDQMEAAR, encoded by the coding sequence ATGTTGGACGTCTCAAACCTTTCCGTGTCCGTGGCAGGCAAGACCCTGCTGCGGGATGTCTCCTTTTCTGTCGAGACCGGCGAAATGCTGTGTATCGTCGGCGAAAGCGGTGCGGGGAAATCCACCCTCCTCAAGGGGTTGATGGGGATGATGCCCTGCAGCTTTGACACGTTCCAGCATTGGCCAAAGGGCAGGTCCCATCGTCAGGACGATGCAGCTGTGCAGGGGCTGCCTGCCTGCCGCTGGGTGATGCAGGATCCGCTGGCGGCGCTGAACCCCAAGCGCCGTCTGGGGCAATCAATCTGCGAAAGCCTCTATGAACAACACCTGCCCGCAGCCGATCAGCGCAAGGCCGCATTGGCCGCTTTGGAGGCCGTAGACCTCTCCGCTGATTTCTACGACCGCCTGCCGAAAGAGGTGTCTCTGGGGCAAGCCCAACGCGCCTGTCTGGCGCGGGCGCTGATCGCGGAGCCGGCACTGATCATCTTTGATGAGCCGCTCAGCGCCTTGGATGCATTGGTGCAAAAGAAGATCGCGCTGAGGATGGATCAGCTACGCCGTGAAAAGACCATCACCTATATCGTTGTCACCCATGACCTTGGCTTTGCCGCGGCCTATGCCGATCACGTGCTGCTGTTGCAAAACGGGCGGATGAACACCCTGCAGCGCAGGGAAGATTTCTTTGCCAATCCGGCAACTCCTTACGCAAATCAGCTGGTGAATGCAGCCCAGACCCTTGGGGCGCTGGATCAGATGGAGGCTGCGCGATGA
- a CDS encoding sulfotransferase family 2 domain-containing protein produces the protein MIDLKNKVIFVHIPKCAGTSVEEYFMQIRGLDPRNRAALGIFKNDKSSDLERGNQHCSLSMIEQHWFGGEIPADFRIFTIVRDPYSRFWSEYSYRRLPPPDRYPVSSTLPLSLLIRLTRKPLARLKDLNCHMRPQWTYLQGRAQHRLRILRFETLAQEFAQLKQDWDLPDLALPRSNQSGDRRRQPNAAQRARGTAFVRSYYSEDFHRLGYDPNAAEKG, from the coding sequence ATGATTGATCTGAAAAACAAGGTCATCTTTGTGCATATCCCGAAATGCGCCGGCACCTCGGTGGAGGAATACTTCATGCAGATCCGTGGTCTGGACCCGCGCAACCGGGCGGCCTTGGGGATCTTCAAAAACGACAAATCATCGGATCTGGAACGGGGCAATCAGCATTGCAGCCTGTCGATGATCGAACAACATTGGTTCGGCGGTGAAATCCCCGCGGATTTTCGGATCTTCACCATCGTGCGCGATCCCTATTCGCGGTTTTGGAGTGAATATTCCTACCGCCGCCTGCCGCCCCCGGATCGCTACCCGGTCTCCTCCACCTTGCCGCTGAGCCTGTTGATCCGCCTGACACGTAAACCGTTGGCGCGGCTGAAGGATCTGAACTGTCACATGCGGCCGCAATGGACCTATCTGCAGGGCAGGGCGCAGCACCGGCTGCGGATCCTGCGGTTTGAAACCCTGGCGCAGGAGTTTGCCCAGCTGAAACAGGACTGGGACCTGCCGGATCTGGCGCTGCCCAGATCCAATCAGAGCGGCGATCGCAGGCGCCAGCCCAATGCCGCCCAGCGCGCCAGGGGCACGGCGTTTGTGCGTTCCTACTACAGCGAGGACTTTCACCGGCTTGGCTATGATCCCAACGCCGCTGAGAAGGGTTAA